One Setaria viridis chromosome 5, Setaria_viridis_v4.0, whole genome shotgun sequence genomic region harbors:
- the LOC117858010 gene encoding oxygen-evolving enhancer protein 1, chloroplastic: MAASLQAAATLMQPAKIGGRASASLPSRQASHVARAFGVDAGAGRISCSLQSDVREVASKCIDAAKLAGFALATSALLVSGASAEGTPKRLTYDEIQSKTYMEVKGTGTANQCPTIDGGVDSFPFKAGKYQMKKFCLEPTSFTVKAEGIAKNAPPEFQKTKLMTRLTYTLDEIEGPLEVGSDGTLKFEEKDGIDYAAVTVQLPGGERVPFLFTVKQLVATGKPESFGGPFLVPSYRGSSFLDPKGRGGSTGYDNAVALPAGGRGDEEELVKENIKNAASSTGNITLSVTKSNPETGEVIGVFESVQPSDTDLGAKAPKDVKIQGIWYAQLESN; encoded by the exons ATGGCAGCGTCACTCCAAGCCGCGGCCACCCTAATGCAGCCGGCCAAGATCGGCGGCCGGGCCTCCGCCTCGCTGCCGTCCCGCCAGGCCTCCCACGTCGCCAGGGCGTTcggcgtcgacgccggcgcgggCAGGATCTCGTGCTCCCTGCAGTCCGACGTCAGGGAGGTCGCCAGCAAGTGCATCGACGCCGCCAAGCTCGCCGGCTTCGCGCTCGCCACATCGGCGCTCCTCGTCTCG GGCGCGAGCGCGGAGGGCACGCCCAAGAGGCTGACCTACGACGAGATCCAGAGCAAGACGTACATGGAGGTGAAGGGCACGGGCACGGCGAACCAGTGCCCGAccatcgacggcggcgtcgactCCTTCCCGTTCAAGGCCGGCAAGTACCAGATGAAGAAGTTCTGCCTGGAGCCGACGTCCTTCACCGTCAAGGCCGAGGGCATCGCCAAGAACGCCCCGCCCGAGTTCCAGAAGACCAAGCTCATGACCCGCCTCACCTACACCCTCGACGAGATCGAGGGCCCGCTCGAGGTCGGCTCCGACGGCACCCTCAAGTTCGAGGAGAAGGACGGCATCGACTACGCCGCCGTCACCGTGCAGCTTCCAGGAGGCGAGCGCGTGCCGTTCCTCTTCACCGTCAAGCAGCTCGTCGCCACCGGCAAGCCCGAGAGCTTCGGCGGGCCCTTCCTTGTGCCCAGCTACCGTGGCTCCTCCTTCCTCGACCCCAAGGGCCGTGGTGGTTCGACCGGGTACGACAACGCCGTCGCGCTCCCCGCCGGAGGCAGGGGagacgaggaggagctcgtgAAGGAGAACATCAAGAACGCTGCGTCGTCGACGGGCAACATCACATTGAGCGTCACCAAGAGCAACCCGGAAACTGGCGAGGTCATCGGTGTCTTCGAGAGTGTGCAGCCGTCGGACACCGACCTTGGGGCCAAGGCACCTAAGGATGTGAAGATCCAGGGGATCTGGTACGCGCAGCTCGAGTCTAACTAG